The sequence AATCACTGCAGGGAGAAAAAGACGGAGATCTAATGTTCTATAAAGGAATAGCATCAAACCTCCGAAGATTATGTGTCTTTTGCGAAGAAAGCTTGGATACATGTCAATTGTTATTAAACAAAGAAGATTTTTCAAAACAGGCAGCAGAAAAAACGCTTTACAGAATCTATCATCAATGTATTGAAGAGTTTTTCTCGCCAAAATCTGACCTTTGGTATGAAGATAGCCGTTCTGCCTATACAGGAAAGAACAGTATAAAATTTAGAAAGAGTGTCCCATTATCTGTCGAACATTTAATGAGTGATTTAGAACAGCCCTTTCAAAAAATGAGAGAAGAATTAGAGTACTATGAAACAGACTACGCTACAAAGATAACCCAAAATAAATAATGCCAAAAAAAGCAGACCAGCCAGGTCTGCTTTTTTGTGGCCGCTTAAAAAGGATCCCTCAGCTACAAAACAAAAGAAGTATGACTTGGAAAAGGTAAATAGGATAACCCCATCTCATATGATAGAGATGAGGAAGAATGAGAAGAGGGATGTATGTGATTCAAAACGAAGATTTTGTACGGGAAGTGAAACGGTGGCTCGAAGAAGTCAAAGGATGGATTGAACGTAACAACATTAGTGATGAAAATATTGAACATTACGTTACTTTTATTCTTGCTGAAATGGATCATGAAAATGAAAGGGACAGCCAAGAAGACAGAGCGGGAATGATTCAAAATGCTGTCTGGCAATTAGATGAGCTTCTGCAAACAAAATGGCATACAGTCAGATCTGAATCCATCAGACAGCAAAATGCTGTACCGGCAGGCAAACATGTCTTACCTCCGCTCCCCTATTCATATGATGCCCTGGAGCCATTTATTTCGCAAAGGATCATGAGGCTTCACCATACAAAACATCATCAATCATATGTAGATGGA is a genomic window of Bacillus oleivorans containing:
- a CDS encoding YpuI family protein; its protein translation is MAHSLVKIQIQHANSFLEESVARIEQFLNTTTLQSLQGEKDGDLMFYKGIASNLRRLCVFCEESLDTCQLLLNKEDFSKQAAEKTLYRIYHQCIEEFFSPKSDLWYEDSRSAYTGKNSIKFRKSVPLSVEHLMSDLEQPFQKMREELEYYETDYATKITQNK